One region of Culex pipiens pallens isolate TS chromosome 2, TS_CPP_V2, whole genome shotgun sequence genomic DNA includes:
- the LOC120423728 gene encoding glycoprotein-N-acetylgalactosamine 3-beta-galactosyltransferase 1-like isoform X1, producing the protein MQTADKMDKSKIGIPKRNLPISRKHILFLFAITVACMFILLSVLQSEPYGVPTGHGQLDISEPLSDSKVNLSEAVRVLCWVMTTPANHASKAVHVKRTWGRRCNKLLLMSSAEDKELGTIALPVGEGREGLWNKSREAFRYAYEHHLEEYDWFLKADDDTYVILENLRYFLYPFSPEFPIYFGSKFRYPEYVKQGYFSGGAGYVLSREALKRFVEQALQGSKNCTTAFDTEDLEMGRCMESVNVTAGDSRDLLGRKRFLPLEPMFHLTTNPADDPNFWYNYYSFYEPFYGDNCCSDLAISFHYIPGQQMHVMDYLIYGLHPYGVKFRNPPLKPKLSWDEARLVPGPYPVETTTVNATVDLSSTVSASSEESSSSQANIDTRSENSTSSEASNEVGSTSNSSYLLEIFKRLLEKQEINKTKEEEIIDKILSDKEFTKKLLDKLKLRQNE; encoded by the exons GAAACCTCCCCATCTCCCGCAAACACATCCTGTTTCTTTTTGCCATCACGGTGGCATGTATGTTTATCCTGCTCTCGGTGCTACAATCTGAACCATACGGAGTCCCCACCGGACATGGCCAGCTGGACATTAGTGAACCCCTCTCCGACAGCAAGGTAAATCTCTCCGAAGCAGTTCGTGTCCTGTGCTGGGTCATGACCACACCGGCCAACCATGCGTCCAAAGCTGTTCACGTCAAGCGAACTTGGGGCAGGAGATGCAACAAGTTGCTGTTGATGAGCTCCGCCGAGGATAAAGAGTTGGGAACGATTGCTCTGCCAGTTGGTGAAGGCAGGGAAGGTCTGTGGAACAAGTCGCGCGAAGCGTTCCGGTATGCTTACGAACATCACCTGGAGGAATACGATTGGTTCTTGAAGGCTGACGATGATAC ttACGTCATCCTGGAGAACCTGCGTTATTTCCTGTACCCATTTTCGCCAGAATTTCCAATTTATTTTGGAAGCAAATTCCGATATCCCGAGTACGTCAAGCAAGGTTACTTCTCCGGTGGAGCTGGTTACGTACTGAGCAGAGAAGCCTTGAAGCGATTCGTTGAGCAGGCTCTTCAAGGATCGAAAAATTGTACCACTGCGTTCGATACGGAAGATTTGGAAATGG gAAGATGCATGGAAAGTGTCAACGTAACTGCCGGCGATTCCCGCGATCTCTTGGGAAGAAAACGCTTCCTCCCGCTGGAACCCATGTTCCACCTGACCACCAACCCAGCAGATGACCCCAACTTTTGGTACAACTACTACTCGTTCTACGAACCATTCTACGGGGATAACTGCTGCTCGGATCTGGCCATCAGCTTCCACTACATCCCTGGTCAGCAAATGCACGTGATGGACTATCTCATCTACGGGTTGCACCCGTACGGAGTCAAGTTCCGCAATCCACCACTGAAGCCAAAGCTGAGCTGGGACGAGGCGAGACTCGTGCCCGGACCATATCCAGTGGAAACTACCACGGTGAATGCCACTGTTGATCTTTCATCTACGGTATCTGCTAGTAGCGAagagagcagcagcagccaggCAAATATTGACACTCGAAGTGAGAATTCTACCAGCAGTGAGGCGTCGAATGAAGTTGGAAGTACCAGTAATTCATCATATTTGTTAgagatttttaaaagattgctgGAGAAGCAAGAAATCAATAAAACAAAGGAAGAAGAAATTATAGATAAGATACTTAGTGATAAAGAATTTACGAAAAAACTTTTAGATAAGTTGAAATTGCgccaaaatgaataa
- the LOC120423728 gene encoding glycoprotein-N-acetylgalactosamine 3-beta-galactosyltransferase 1-like isoform X2 encodes MFILLSVLQSEPYGVPTGHGQLDISEPLSDSKVNLSEAVRVLCWVMTTPANHASKAVHVKRTWGRRCNKLLLMSSAEDKELGTIALPVGEGREGLWNKSREAFRYAYEHHLEEYDWFLKADDDTYVILENLRYFLYPFSPEFPIYFGSKFRYPEYVKQGYFSGGAGYVLSREALKRFVEQALQGSKNCTTAFDTEDLEMGRCMESVNVTAGDSRDLLGRKRFLPLEPMFHLTTNPADDPNFWYNYYSFYEPFYGDNCCSDLAISFHYIPGQQMHVMDYLIYGLHPYGVKFRNPPLKPKLSWDEARLVPGPYPVETTTVNATVDLSSTVSASSEESSSSQANIDTRSENSTSSEASNEVGSTSNSSYLLEIFKRLLEKQEINKTKEEEIIDKILSDKEFTKKLLDKLKLRQNE; translated from the exons ATGTTTATCCTGCTCTCGGTGCTACAATCTGAACCATACGGAGTCCCCACCGGACATGGCCAGCTGGACATTAGTGAACCCCTCTCCGACAGCAAGGTAAATCTCTCCGAAGCAGTTCGTGTCCTGTGCTGGGTCATGACCACACCGGCCAACCATGCGTCCAAAGCTGTTCACGTCAAGCGAACTTGGGGCAGGAGATGCAACAAGTTGCTGTTGATGAGCTCCGCCGAGGATAAAGAGTTGGGAACGATTGCTCTGCCAGTTGGTGAAGGCAGGGAAGGTCTGTGGAACAAGTCGCGCGAAGCGTTCCGGTATGCTTACGAACATCACCTGGAGGAATACGATTGGTTCTTGAAGGCTGACGATGATAC ttACGTCATCCTGGAGAACCTGCGTTATTTCCTGTACCCATTTTCGCCAGAATTTCCAATTTATTTTGGAAGCAAATTCCGATATCCCGAGTACGTCAAGCAAGGTTACTTCTCCGGTGGAGCTGGTTACGTACTGAGCAGAGAAGCCTTGAAGCGATTCGTTGAGCAGGCTCTTCAAGGATCGAAAAATTGTACCACTGCGTTCGATACGGAAGATTTGGAAATGG gAAGATGCATGGAAAGTGTCAACGTAACTGCCGGCGATTCCCGCGATCTCTTGGGAAGAAAACGCTTCCTCCCGCTGGAACCCATGTTCCACCTGACCACCAACCCAGCAGATGACCCCAACTTTTGGTACAACTACTACTCGTTCTACGAACCATTCTACGGGGATAACTGCTGCTCGGATCTGGCCATCAGCTTCCACTACATCCCTGGTCAGCAAATGCACGTGATGGACTATCTCATCTACGGGTTGCACCCGTACGGAGTCAAGTTCCGCAATCCACCACTGAAGCCAAAGCTGAGCTGGGACGAGGCGAGACTCGTGCCCGGACCATATCCAGTGGAAACTACCACGGTGAATGCCACTGTTGATCTTTCATCTACGGTATCTGCTAGTAGCGAagagagcagcagcagccaggCAAATATTGACACTCGAAGTGAGAATTCTACCAGCAGTGAGGCGTCGAATGAAGTTGGAAGTACCAGTAATTCATCATATTTGTTAgagatttttaaaagattgctgGAGAAGCAAGAAATCAATAAAACAAAGGAAGAAGAAATTATAGATAAGATACTTAGTGATAAAGAATTTACGAAAAAACTTTTAGATAAGTTGAAATTGCgccaaaatgaataa